One segment of Alnus glutinosa chromosome 2, dhAlnGlut1.1, whole genome shotgun sequence DNA contains the following:
- the LOC133859326 gene encoding probable histone chaperone ASF1A — protein sequence MSAVNITNVTVLDNPASFLTPFQFEISYECLTSLKDDLEWKLIYVGSAEDETYDQLLESVLVGPVNVGNYRFVLQADPPDPSKIRDEDIIGVTVLLLTCSYLGQEFVRVGYYVNNDYDDEQLREEPPSKVLIDKVQRNILSDKPRVTKFPINFHPEDSESREQPPPPDHPSETDGNGEELPVSPDYHPSDEQGP from the exons atgagTGCTGTGAATATCACCAACGTAACCGTCCTCGACAATCCGGCGTCGTTTCTCACCCCCTTTCAGTTCGAGATCTCCTACGAGTGCTTGACTTCTCTCAAAGACG ATTTGGAATGGAAACTCATCTATGTGGGGTCTGCTGAGGATGAGACTTATGACCAACTGTTGGAGAGTGTACTTGTTGGGCCTGTCAATGTGGGAAACTATCGTTTTGTCTTACAG GCAGACCCGCCAGACCCATCAAAAATTCGTGACGAAGATATTATTGGTGTGACAGTGCTTCTTTTGACATGCTCTTATCTGGGTCAAGAATTTGTCCGCGTGGGCTACTATGTGAACAACGATTATGATGATGAGCAGCTGAGAGAGGAACCTCCATCGAAGGTCTTGATTGATAAGGTTCAAAGGAACATTTTATCTGATAAACCCAGGGTCACAAAGTTCCCCATCAATTTCCACCCAGAGGACAGTGAAAGTAGAGAACAACCCCCTCCACCTGATCACCCATCGGAGActgatggaaatggggaagaatTGCCTGTTTCACCTGATTATCATCCTTCAGACGAGCAGGGACCTTAA
- the LOC133859328 gene encoding U11/U12 small nuclear ribonucleoprotein 59 kDa protein-like: MNPVPFQSAAPPPWFPMLPPNPPMSCAFWETKNVKDRLRELQDTLDLAEAMEKELEMLVMIKDGKGCMEDEGYGSNGISVHGFKKILEDKGVSMESQESRSVIAANTLMAKLRAQLEPFRVITDERTPWEERSAAVRLSDKIGKHKRNKLWRKRKRKRIAEMRAKERELFEQADQEADEWRAREIANDIAKRKVEKMKEVAKLKAKEERKRLELELEQVLIVEKLQELRSIRIQKLKKQGHFLPEEDDKFLERVQAAVEEEERQAIAAADTDAAKDAIATAEESRKPLQSHGPDSKVLSSDKGSNKESIDQIIKTENNKRPTTVTASEGGKQGSEGHGFSGAYESVANLPLEFYHYYHGSNTDIGTLIEVRRAWDAYIRPGGSRIPGHWVQPSPPADEIWASYLVRPK, from the exons aTGAATCCTGTTCCATTCCAATCTGCGGCACCACCGCCATGGTTTCCGATGTTACCGCCTAACCCGCCAATGTCGTGTGCCTTTTGGGAGACTAAAAATGTGAAGGATCGGCTTAGAGAGCTCCAAGATACTCTTGATCTTGCAGAAGCAAT GGAGAAAGAGCTAGAGATGTTGGTAATGATCAAAGATGGTAAAGGGTGTATGGAAGATGAAGGCTATGGGTCCAATGGCATTTCAGTTCATGGGTTCaaaaaaattttggaagataAGGGGGTTAGTATGGAATCCCAAGAGTCGCGTTCAGTGATTGCCGCGAATACATTGATGGCAAAATTAAGAGCTCAGCTTGAACCATTTAGGGTGATCACGGATGAAAGGACTCCATGGGAGGAAAGGTCTGCCGCTGTTAGATTGTCTGATAAAATAGGGAAGCATAAACGAAATAAACtttggaggaaaagaaagaggaagcgCATCGCAGAAATGCGTGCAAAG GAGCGTGAACTATTTGAACAAGCTGATCAAGAAGCTGATGAATGGAGGGCTAGGGAGATTGCTAATGATATTGCAAAGCGCAAG GtagagaagatgaaagaagttGCAAAACTTAAAGCAaaagaggagagaaagagaCTAGAATTGGAG CTTGAGCAGGTATTAATTGTGGAGAAATTGCAAGAGTTGCGTTCCATCAGGATCCAAAAATTGAAGAAACAAG GTCATTTTCTTCCCGAGGAGGATGACAAGTTCCTTGAGAGAGTTCAAGCTGCGGTTGAAGAAGAGGAGCGCCAGGCAATTGCTGCAGCTGACACGGATGCTGCTAAGGATGCCATTGCTACTGCTGAGGAATCTAGGAAACCCCTCCAGAGTCACGGGCCTGACTCAAAAGTTCTAAGCAGTGATAAAGGCAGTAATAAGGAAAGTATAGACCAAATaattaaaactgaaaataataaacGCCCCACTACAGTCACTGCCAGTGAAGGCGGAAAGCAAGGATCAGAGGGACACGGATTTAGTGGAGCTTATGAATCTGTGGCAAATCTACCATTAGAGTTCTATCATTATTATCATGGCAGCAATACTGATATCGGCACGCTGATTGAG GTGAGAAGAGCATGGGATGCATATATAAGACCAGGAGGAAG CCGCATACCAGGGCATTGGGTTCAACCATCTCCTCCAGCAGATGAGATATGGGCATCCTACCTGGTGAGGCCTAAATGA